GTGTTGCACCGACGCGTATTTCCATTATTCTGGCTCCCCCCAGTGAATCATCCCCCAGTGAATCATCCAGCTGAATCACCACCTTTACCACACAAACCCAGCACCATGACAATCATCAAGCTAAGATTAGAATGCATTCTCACCGGCgtgcctaatgttttggcacGTTACTGTAGGCTTTTCTGTGCCAGCTCACAATGTATTTACTTTGTGCTCCTTAAGGTAAAAAGCCCAGGCAGTCCCTAGCCTGAAGCACAACGGTGACAGACAGtgtgcagggttttttttttttttttttttatagtgagGATCTAAATACGAGTAAATGACACAACGAACACAAACAGACGCCCTGATTTGTAACCACGTGTTTGTACAGTAAGGTGACAGGTTGAGTTAAGCAACCCTGTGGACAGTAAAACATCCTGCGCGTTATCAGCTCTCTGGGCTGGAAGCAGCTGACCTTTGGATGTTTGTTCCTCGCACACTCACGTGCATGCACAAACGCCGGTGTTAGTGTTGATAAGCccatgtgcgtgtgttttgtttttgactctAGGACAAGGCCACCAGCATCTGGGAGTCCAAAGACTTCTTCCTAGACTTGGAGCCGCTGCCAGGAGGAGTGGAGGCGGTCAAGGAGATGGCCACCATGGACGAGTAGGTCTCCGAAAACGCAGTGCGGTCGCCCGCTGTATGAAGTCAGAACTTACTGTTGTAGGAGGAGCGATAGAGAGGGGGGATTTATGCATAACATTTAGATAGGACTTGGTGACTGGAATCAATGAGCGCTGTTTGTGTGGCCAGAACCACAGACGGGAAACCCACAGCTCCAGGCAGAGGCTGAGAGAGTAATGACACTGCCATAGTAGCACATGAATGAACGGAtaatgagagagaggagagtaaTACTCCAATATTGCCCACAGATTAAACTGAACTCATGTGATCGTTTGTGCACGCGGTTGCCTGGATACAACCAGTCATTTCAGCTCCAGGCAAAACTCtgcatcctgttttttttgactGGAGGTGAtttgttcccccccccccccttttttttaattttttttgttttgctcaccATTCTGCCTGCAGTCGGTTGACGCAGCTCCAAGATGCAAAGTGCGTGCGGTCAGCGAGAATCCTTCAACGGTTAGTCAGGGTCGCTGATTGGTTTTAAATCCAAAACTGGTGCGCACGTTACTTTTATAGTAAAACAGATCAAATCCCGCGTAGAGTGACACATTAGGCACACGTCTGCTGCACGTCGGGGAAATTTGTGCAGCTTGTCGGCGCCTCAAACTGCCACTCAAACCTGTGACTGCGTGTGATGTTATTGTTGTGATGACGGAGGCGAATTTGACTGCAGCGAATcttctgatttctttttcagctgCTACAAAGATGCTCAAGTTATAGCTACGTGATTATGAAGCGTTGCGTATAAGATGCCTTCAGTTCGGAGGTTAACACCTTCAGATTAAAGCTCACGTTCTGCACTTTTAGCTCATGTTTGTTGTGTAACTGGAGCCGACTAAAATCTCAACACGCTGCTGACACTGTTTTCCTCCTATGTCCTACACATACGGGTCAAACACACGTTTCCAATACAATACAGtgattttcaattaaaaaaaaatcaagttcaCTGTGACATAATAAGCAAAGCACACCGACACTACAATGGAAAGTAAAACCTTTGTCTCCGTGTGCAGCTGCGAGCTCTAGTCTGTCTCTACCATTGGGCCGAAGCACTTGAAGCTGCCGCTCTGCGAAGGTGTTGCTCACACTACGCCTCCTCTGTCACCGTTATTGTCATCAGTTTCGTAATTCAAGGATGTTTCATTCAAGGCAACACGATCGAGGCTGCGGTGGCCATTTTCAGTAACCTTCCGAAAATCCTACAACGCGGCTGAATAGGCTCTAAAAATAGCATCCGTTCTCATGAACCGTGTGTTTACATTTCCTCTTCTGGTGGAACTGAAGGGCTTTTTTTCGTGGCGAGTGCCCGAATGAACGCGTTTTCTCATCGGGGAATTCAACCGTATCCCGGGACCTCATCTATATTTCACTATTTTCTGCTCCGTTGTCTTCGTAGCCTGGGACGtgtaccaccaccaccaccaccaccaccaccacctgtcTCTAATAACACAGCAGAGTTATCTTTCACAAATGTGGCTGTTAGCCCTCAACAGCTGgcggcgtaaaaaaaaaaaaaaaaatgattgttgcacgtttgaaactTTTCCAGTCCGctcatgttcctctttcttcctgcaGCACAGATGTCTTTATTTGCACCAGCCCTATAAAACACTACAAACACTGCCCGTATGAGAAGGTAAAGCTAAACGACAACATGTGTCCTTCACGTTTCTTAAAATAATGAATCGCTTGGCTAATGGGATCTGGTctgcttttttcctgcagtatGCCTGGGTGGAGAAGCATTTGGGGCAGGACTTCCTGGAGCAGGTCATCCTGACCAGAGACAAGACGCTAGTGACCGGTGACATCCTCATAGACGACAGGCCTGACATCGTAGGTGAGGACTGTTTGGAGATCCGAACGCTGTAGCTACACATGACCTAAAGGGCCTTTTCAGATCTGAGCAGTCGGATCGCAAGTGGCCTCCGGAAAGTATCAAAGCGTCCTGGGTGTGTTCGTGCCTGATGTTTAAGTTGGTTTGGTTAGTCCAGGATTTCCAATAATACGAGGTTCGAGTGCGGCCTTACCGTAACTAATGCCATAAATTCTCTTGTAAATTGATGTTTTGGGACGTGCAAACAGGTGTAACATGTCCAACTCGTTTGTGTTATCAGTGGACATTAAGAAATAGTTCATTATCATATAAATCTTTCAATCTGCGAAGAGGAAGTTTAAAGGTACGAACCAGCGTTAGTGCACAGCGCTGTTACTGGATATGGGTAGAGACGACTCAGAGTATAAATGTGTCTTCATCTCCACCGCTGCAGAAACGACAGCAAATTACAATCTAGGTCGGAAGGTTTTAAAGAATGTCTGGATCGGGGCGAATAAGGCCTCGGTTCTTTTAGGAACTACGTGTTTTCACACACACGGCAAGTTAACAACTGTGGTGATGAGCCCAGAGAGACGGGCTAATAGGACACCAGTtattaactgtaaaaaaaaactgtattttcatttaCAGGTGACGACTACGCTCGCCAAGTCAGTCCTCTGACGCTGTTGCCCCAagacttttcatttgttgaagtAAATCCAAGGAAGCCAGGGTGTATTTATTCCCCGTGGCGAAAAGATAATGAGCGTAACGCAGGCAGTTCTTCATTTCTGTGGAGATTCTACTGGCTCTGCAAGACTGAAATCTGcccaaaaatgcaaaatacgAAGCAGGCGTTCGTCTAGATTGGAGcttcggggaaaaaaaatctaaaatatcgTACAACACCTTACATGGAAGCTCTTGCTTCTTTGGCTTTGGAAAAGGCGGAAAATAAAAGGCAAcatcataaaaaatgaatgaactgtggAAAGTCCTCGTTCGGGGGAGCAGTTTGGCAAACGGTCGGTTTAAAGGTGAAACGAAACGGGTGACGTGACGAAACCAGGAGTGAAATGAATTGTTATCAACGGGGGTGAATTCATTCTGAAACAAAGAGGATTACATCATCCCGTCGCGCGGCCGTTATTAATTATTTGCATCCATCTTCAGCGCTTCCTCGGCTCTTAATGAAACAGCTGCCGCGGCGCGTGCACTGTTTGtctggaggtgtgtgtgtgtgtgtgtgtgtgtgtgtgtgtgtgtgtgtgtgtgtgtgtgtgtgtgtgtgcgtgcgtgcgtgttttaCTCCATACTGTTAAACGTGTGGTGCGTGTGTTGTAGTTACATAATGTTTTTATGCTTATGTCCAACATGTGTGGTGATAAGGCGCGGAGCCCAGACCAGCGTGGGAACACATCCTCTTCACCGCCTGCCACAACAAGCATCTGTGCATCGGCCCCTCCCAGAGACGGCTCCTGTCCTGGTCGGACGACTGGAGGTCCATCCTGGACAGCAAGCGCCAGTGAGACGCCCCCACATGAGCTCCGGCGGCCCGGGCGGCCTCGGCGGGGGGAAACTTCACAATCTGGTGCAATGTGCCGGGAGAGGAAGTTCACCCGTTTCGCCACTAGGGGACACTCTGGGACTGagtgtgaatttgtgtttttcaatgaatgaatgaatttaaaatcagTACATGgtaagtctaaaaaaaaaaaaaaaagcaggtgacTTCTCTGCCTGAGGGATCCTATTCATAGACATgtttgtttcaaattaaaaattttttttaattttttatcattttattttttagccatttcagtgtttctgtctgtggcCACGAAAAGGCTTATCCTCAGTTCCCAGCCCTCATTACTCAGCATTAATGATTCAGTGGACTGATTCACTCACAACAACATGCTACTACACTTCGCACAAAAGAACAGTCTCCCGGAGTTGGAAGCTGCTGGTTTAGAAGTGCAATACATGACCTGGACTCACAAAAGCTGTTTTGTTGGGTCATCGTTTTCATTATGGGAATGTACCAGACAACTGTTATGTCAGGGGAAATATACATGTACAGAGAAATCCGTTAGAATGGTTACACTGGTGCTCTTCTTATATGCTATTCTTCAACATTGCACAGTTACCTATGCATCGTAGTCACTACACTgatgagaaaatgtatttaaacacTCACACATGTTGCCAAATACAGTGTCGAACATATTAATCGCTGTAAATGCGTCCCTGGAAGTTTACATATTGTAAATACTACAGCACACCACTAACGTCTATTTTAATTCTTCATTTTTACTAATGTAAGTTGCCTCATttcacttttgacttttttttttttaaaacaagtgtTTACAGAAGAACCTGGGATACAGTT
This window of the Mugil cephalus isolate CIBA_MC_2020 chromosome 16, CIBA_Mcephalus_1.1, whole genome shotgun sequence genome carries:
- the LOC125021937 gene encoding 5'(3')-deoxyribonucleotidase, mitochondrial-like, encoding MLPSSTTRLLGRGQTLLREPFKRICANMSSSCSSSSSSFASGKKRLRVLVDMDGVLADFEGGFLKKYRARYPEEPYINLDDRRGFWVSAQYGQLRSDLCDKATSIWESKDFFLDLEPLPGGVEAVKEMATMDDTDVFICTSPIKHYKHCPYEKYAWVEKHLGQDFLEQVILTRDKTLVTGDILIDDRPDIVGAEPRPAWEHILFTACHNKHLCIGPSQRRLLSWSDDWRSILDSKRQ